A stretch of DNA from Dehalobacterium formicoaceticum:
AACTAAGGATTAAGTGAAACTTCTATGATAAAAGCCCCATCATCCGGGGCTTTTATTTATATCTCTTATTCTTATCTTGATTTTTCAACTAATCAAATCATTTTCCTCTTGCGTGGGTATTTTTTAGTTCAAATGAGTTTACCCATTATCCAAGCGGGCTCATTAATGCCACCGTTGCTTCAGTTCTTTCAGCCGTGGCAGATGATATTCAATCAGCCTCTCATCTTTGGCTGCCATTCTCTCCACAGCTTTCAGCATTCCCTGATGAAAAACAGGTTCACAAAGAGCGGCTTCGATCATAATAGGCGCAAATTCCTTAAACAGGTCTGGCTGAGCAGCAACGATGGCCCCAATAATTTCCGGAGCGGACCAGTCAATATTGCCGCTTTCCTCATTCATGCCCCATAGATGCCGCCGCATAATTTCCCGGAAATATTCCGGCTGGGCAACTGCTCTTTTCTCTGACAGGTAGCCAAAAAAATCAATCGACTTCTTGCGAAATCCTTCATCCAGATGATAAGCTGCCATCGTGGCATATTTCCGTATCATATTAGGTTTTTGATCAAACAACACCAATAATTGATCAAAAGCTTCCTTTGCCAATAATTGATAGATCCTTTCCTTCTGAGTCATCTCGTCCCCCTTAGAACATTTTTCCACAGCCCATACCTTATCCGCAAGCAACTTTTAGCTTTCATTTTTGATCCTTAATGTCATTTTAACAGATATTATAGCATCAAAAATGAAAAAAATTTGTAGTTTTTATTACAGTTGCTTAAAATATGAGTATAATAGATTAAAGTTTAATAAAAAGCTCGCAGCAATAAAAAATCACGAATATGAACCAGAAGGAAGGAGTATATTATGTCAACTTTTATGGTTGCTTCTCATGCTGAAAACAAGGGGGCTAGTCCTGACCCTATTTTTGCCGTTGCCATGGCTGCACGTAAGGCGGCGCTGCAAGTAGGAAGGGAGAAGGTTGTTAATGCTTCCATTGGCGCATTATATGATGATCAGGAACAATTCGCTACCTTTAAAACCGTAGTAGATCATTTGAAGCAAATGGCACCGGAAGAATTAATGAATTATGCACCGATTGCCGGAATCCCCGAATTTTTACAAGCATCCATTGATGTAACTTTTCAAGGGAACATGCCGGAAGGTACTTTTGCCCGGGCGGTAGCCACTCCCGGAGGAACGGGTGGCTTGCGTCACGTATTTAAAAATTATCTGGAGGCTGGTCAAAAAGTACTGATTCCTGACTGGCATTGGGGAAATTATAGAAACATCGCCTCAGAGCAGGATCGAAGCTACGATACTTATTCATTATTTGATGAAAATAACCAATTGAATGTTCCCAACATCCGGGACAAGGTCAAAGCAACGCTGAAAGAACAAAATCATTTAGTTCTGCTTTTTAACACCCCCGGCCATAATCCCACCGGATACAGTTTAACGGAATCAGACTGGACTCAAGTGCTTGATTTATTAAAAGAATGTGCCGAGGACAAAAGCAAAAAGATCACCTTGCTGTTAGATATCGCCTATATTGATTACGCCGGTAAAGCTGATGAAACAAGGAGATTTTTCCGCCTGTTCCACCACCTGCCCCAAAATCTCTTGGTGACTATTGCTTACAGCATGTCCAAATCTTTTTTAGTCTATGGTTTGCGTTCCGGGGCATTGATCGGCCTAAGTTCTTCGGAAGAAGTGGTGAATGAATTTGCCCAGGTCAATACCGGTTCCAACCGGGGCGTCTGGTCTAACGGTACCCGGTGTGCCCAGAGATTGCTGGCAGACGTGATGCAGAATCCTGACCTTAGGGCCGCAATCGACGCAGAAAGAGATGCTTCCCAGGAATTGTTGGCTAACAGAGCGGCCATCTTTATAAATGAAGCCCAAGAAATAGGGTTAAAAACCTTTCCCTACCACAGTGGTTTCTTTATTACCCTTCCGGCAGCCGCTCCCGCAGCAAGTTTGAAAAAATTAACCGAGGATTATATTTTCGCTACCGGCACCGGCCAGGGAATTCGCATTGCCATTTGCGCAACTCCAACACACAAAATTCCCGGTATTGCAAAAAAATTCAAGGAAGCCCTTTAAAATTCTACATTGACCGTAATTAGTTCACAAAAGGAGAATGGATGAAATGACCTGGAACAGAGTATATAATTTTTCCGCGGGACCTTCAATGCTCCCGGAATCAGTTTTAGAAAAAGCTGCAGCTGAAATGATGAATTATCAAGGAAGCGGCATGTCTGTTATGGAGATGAGCCACCGCTCCAAAACTTATCTCTCCATTATTGAAAATGCAGAAGAAAGACTGCGTAATCTAATGCATATTCCCGATACATTTACCGTCCTCTTTCTGCAAGGAGGGGCCTCCCAGCAATTTGCCATGATTCCCATGAATATCATGACCAAAAGTAAGAAAGCGGATTATATCCATACCGGCACCTGGTCAAAAAAAGCCATGGCGGAAGCAAAGTTGTTTGGGGAAGTGCATGTGGCTGCCTCTTCAGAGGATCAGAATTTTACTTATATTCCCGAACAGTTTGAATTTTCCCCCGATGCGGATTTTGTTCATATCACCACCAACAATACCATTGAAGGTACTGTTTTTAACCAATTGCCTGATACCGGAAAGATCCCCTTGATCGCCGATATGTCCAGCAATATCCTTTCCGAGGAAATTGACGTGACTAAATTTGGCCTGATCTATGCGGGCGCTCAAAAGAATATCGGTCCTGCCGGGGTCACCGTGGTAATTATGCGCAATGATCTTATTGGATATCATCGAGAAGACACACCTATCATCCTGCGCTATGAAACCCATGCCGAAAATCAGTCCATGTATAATACCCCGCCCTGCTATAGCATTTATATGGCGGGACTGGTATTTGAATGGCTGGAGCAATTGGGAGGGATAAAAGCGATGGAAGCCCTTAACCGGGATAAGGCGAAGATTGTTTACGATTTTCTGGATCAATCAAATCTTTTTACCTCACCCGTGATGGCTAAATACCGTTCTTTAATGAATATCCCCTTTGCCACCTCCAGCGACGCTCTTGATGAAAAGTTCATCAGCGAAGCCGGAAAACAGGGTCTGAGTACCCTGAAAGGGCACCGTTCTGTAGGAGGCATGAGAGCCAGTATTTATAATGCCATGCCCATAGAAGGGGTACGTAAGTTAGTCGATTTTATGAAAGATTTTGAAATGAAGAATAGATCATAAGGATCATGATTCAAAAATACAAAAGGCAGCAGGGCAAGATGTTAAACCCTGCTGCCTTTTTGTCACTAGAATCTCTCTTTACGAATATGCACCATATATAAAACACAACAAGGCACCAAGAGCATGATTTTCCGAACTAACTGATCTCAAACCCAGATTTACTGACGCCTGTAAAGCGGATCATGTCTGTGTCCCTCCTTGATGAGAACCGATAAAACGGATCAAGAGCTTCTCCAGAATGATGCTTAATTGTAGTAATCTATACTTCACATTGACTGATTTCGATATCGTAAGCACTGCAATGAGGACAGACGGTAATCATTACGATAAAGCTGTTATCAACGATGCCGGTATTCAGGAGTTGATTTAAAGAGCTGTTTTCATATTCTTTAGAAAGACTGCTGATCACATATTGGTCATTCTTGGTATAAAGGAAAAAATGATACTCTAAAAATGGAAAAGCAGTGGTTTTTTCCTTTTTTCCAGTCCCACAATGGACACAAGGCTGATCATAATATTCCATATCGAATTGAACCCCTTGATGATCTTGGAGCAATTGCAGCAGTTCCCTAACGGAGATTCCCTGTACCGGTTTTTCTTCGTTATTGAGTAAGGAAGTGCATAGCCCTTCCGTAAGTTGATAATTTTTTCCCTGAAAATCGAATTGATAATTTGCCATATTTCCCTCCAGAAATAATAAAAATTCCATCAATAGTATAGCGTCTTCTTATTAACCACTATATGCTAATTTTTTAAGATTTCAAGTCAGCGCGCCAGATCATCTGCTATAATATTATGAAAGGGATTTTTAGATAATGAAAAGACCCTTATGAGATTCCATAGAAAGGACAATGACCGGTGCAACCTGTTATTTTTCTTGTCGATATGAATGCTTTTTTTATCAGCTGTGAAATGACCAGAAATCCTGAGCTGAAAGGTAAACCGGCCGCTGTAGCCGGAAATCCCAAAAAACGCACAGGTATTATTCTGGCAGCAAATTATGAGGCTCGTGCTCAGGGCGTAAAAACCGCCATGGTGCTCCATGAGGCATTGAGACTTTGCCCCGGTATGCTCTTGGTACCTCCGGATCATCATTTCTATGAGGAAAAGTCTCATCAAGTGATGGATCTTCTTGCTCACTACTCACCCCTGATAGAACAAAACAGCATTGATGAAGCCTGGCTTGATATGACTGGTACAGAAGGTCTGTTTGGCAAACCGGAGGATGCTGCCGAAAAAATTTTATCAGAGATCAAAGAACAACTGGGCTTATGGTGCTCCGTAGGTATTGCCACAAACAAATTCCTGGCCAAAATGGCCTCAGAAATAAAAAAGCCTCTTGGTATCACTACCTTGTGGCCAAATGAAATTGAAAGTAAGCTTTGGCCCCTGCCGGTGCGATCCATGTACGGAGTGGGTAAAAAAACTGCTGAAAAATTAAATAATATGGGGATTCATACCATTGATGATCTGGCTAAATTGGATCCGGATCGATTGGTTAAAAATTTGGGCAAGGCGGGACGGGAGCACCACCAACATGCCAACGGTTTGGATTTTTCCCCTTTAACACCCCGTTCTTCGGGAGACATGAAATCCATCGGCCGCTCCAAAACCCTGCCCCAGGATCTTGCCGACCTCAACCAGGCCAAAATCATCCTTCTGGAACTTACCGAGAGGGTAGGTATTACCGCGCGAAAATATGAAAAAAAGGGCAATACGGTTCAAATCACCCTAAAATATAGTGACTTTAAAATCATCACCAGACAAATGACTATCCCCCGCACCAATGCTACTTTAGAAATCTACCATGCCGGCTGTACCCTTTTGGAGGAAAACTGGCAGGCAAAAAAACCTATTCGTCTCCTGGGTATCAGCATCGGCGGGTTTAATCCTGAAGAAAATCCGGAACAGATGTCTCTTTTTGATTTTGCCCCCAAACCCGTCACAGGTGAGCATAATGTGCACAATGAGCGCATTGATCAGGTTATGGATAAAATTCGCGCGAAACACGGTATGGAAAAAATCCACCGTGGCACCATACAAATCTTACATGCTAAGACTGGGCAGGACAAGAATCCTGACCGATAAGTGCGGCTCCAATAGCTCCTGCGATTTGACAATACTCAGGCACCAGAATCTTGGTGCCTAGTTCTTTTTCCAGGCTGCGGCACACCCCTTGATTTAAAGCTACTCCACCCGTAAAAACTACCTTTTCATAGGATCCCCTTTTTTTGACCATAGCTGCCACCCGTCGGGCAATGGCCTGGTGCAGTCCGGAAATGATGGCATCTTTTGGTGTTCCCTGAGCTAAAAGCCCAATGACCTCCGACTCGGCAAAAACCGTACACATATTGGTAATGGAGGCAGGTTTCACATCCTGGAATTTCCCCAGGTCATCCACATCCAAGCCGAGAGCGACAGCCATCACTCCCAGAAAACGTCCTGTTCCGGCGGCACATTTGTCATTCATCATAAAATCCATTACCTTCCCCTGGGGGGTAATTTTAATCACTT
This window harbors:
- a CDS encoding DVU0298 family protein: MTQKERIYQLLAKEAFDQLLVLFDQKPNMIRKYATMAAYHLDEGFRKKSIDFFGYLSEKRAVAQPEYFREIMRRHLWGMNEESGNIDWSAPEIIGAIVAAQPDLFKEFAPIMIEAALCEPVFHQGMLKAVERMAAKDERLIEYHLPRLKELKQRWH
- a CDS encoding aminotransferase class I/II-fold pyridoxal phosphate-dependent enzyme, which translates into the protein MSTFMVASHAENKGASPDPIFAVAMAARKAALQVGREKVVNASIGALYDDQEQFATFKTVVDHLKQMAPEELMNYAPIAGIPEFLQASIDVTFQGNMPEGTFARAVATPGGTGGLRHVFKNYLEAGQKVLIPDWHWGNYRNIASEQDRSYDTYSLFDENNQLNVPNIRDKVKATLKEQNHLVLLFNTPGHNPTGYSLTESDWTQVLDLLKECAEDKSKKITLLLDIAYIDYAGKADETRRFFRLFHHLPQNLLVTIAYSMSKSFLVYGLRSGALIGLSSSEEVVNEFAQVNTGSNRGVWSNGTRCAQRLLADVMQNPDLRAAIDAERDASQELLANRAAIFINEAQEIGLKTFPYHSGFFITLPAAAPAASLKKLTEDYIFATGTGQGIRIAICATPTHKIPGIAKKFKEAL
- the serC gene encoding 3-phosphoserine/phosphohydroxythreonine transaminase; translation: MTWNRVYNFSAGPSMLPESVLEKAAAEMMNYQGSGMSVMEMSHRSKTYLSIIENAEERLRNLMHIPDTFTVLFLQGGASQQFAMIPMNIMTKSKKADYIHTGTWSKKAMAEAKLFGEVHVAASSEDQNFTYIPEQFEFSPDADFVHITTNNTIEGTVFNQLPDTGKIPLIADMSSNILSEEIDVTKFGLIYAGAQKNIGPAGVTVVIMRNDLIGYHREDTPIILRYETHAENQSMYNTPPCYSIYMAGLVFEWLEQLGGIKAMEALNRDKAKIVYDFLDQSNLFTSPVMAKYRSLMNIPFATSSDALDEKFISEAGKQGLSTLKGHRSVGGMRASIYNAMPIEGVRKLVDFMKDFEMKNRS
- a CDS encoding DUF3785 family protein; protein product: MANYQFDFQGKNYQLTEGLCTSLLNNEEKPVQGISVRELLQLLQDHQGVQFDMEYYDQPCVHCGTGKKEKTTAFPFLEYHFFLYTKNDQYVISSLSKEYENSSLNQLLNTGIVDNSFIVMITVCPHCSAYDIEISQCEV
- the dinB gene encoding DNA polymerase IV, producing MQPVIFLVDMNAFFISCEMTRNPELKGKPAAVAGNPKKRTGIILAANYEARAQGVKTAMVLHEALRLCPGMLLVPPDHHFYEEKSHQVMDLLAHYSPLIEQNSIDEAWLDMTGTEGLFGKPEDAAEKILSEIKEQLGLWCSVGIATNKFLAKMASEIKKPLGITTLWPNEIESKLWPLPVRSMYGVGKKTAEKLNNMGIHTIDDLAKLDPDRLVKNLGKAGREHHQHANGLDFSPLTPRSSGDMKSIGRSKTLPQDLADLNQAKIILLELTERVGITARKYEKKGNTVQITLKYSDFKIITRQMTIPRTNATLEIYHAGCTLLEENWQAKKPIRLLGISIGGFNPEENPEQMSLFDFAPKPVTGEHNVHNERIDQVMDKIRAKHGMEKIHRGTIQILHAKTGQDKNPDR
- a CDS encoding acyl-CoA dehydratase activase — encoded protein: MPNTIGVDVGSTSTKIVLLKQGEIHYKIRPTGWSPRDAAHQILEELLQEQALSREEIDFIVATGYGRVAITYAHKAVTEITCHGRGAAFLVPETDTIIDIGGQDSKVIKITPQGKVMDFMMNDKCAAGTGRFLGVMAVALGLDVDDLGKFQDVKPASITNMCTVFAESEVIGLLAQGTPKDAIISGLHQAIARRVAAMVKKRGSYEKVVFTGGVALNQGVCRSLEKELGTKILVPEYCQIAGAIGAALIGQDSCPAQS